Sequence from the Chelonoidis abingdonii isolate Lonesome George chromosome 1, CheloAbing_2.0, whole genome shotgun sequence genome:
gtgcctgcctcactcagATGTACTTTATTCATGCCTTCTCAACGATGGAGTCTGGAATCCTCGTGGCCATGGCTTTTGATCGCTATGTGGCCATCTGCAATCCTCTGAGATATTCCATGACCCTGACAAACTCTGTTGTGGCCAAGGTAGGCCTGGCCGTGATGCTCCGTAGTGGCATACTCATATTACCCTATCCCTTCCTGGCAAAGCAGTGGCCATATTGCAGAGCCAACATCTTCCCCCACTTCTATTGTGGGCATATAGCCGTGGTGAAGCTGGCCTGCACTGACATTCGCTCCAGTAGTTACTACGGCCTGTTTAATCTTTTCTCTGAGATaggaatggatttattttttatcGCTGTGTCCTATACTCTGATCCTCCGGGCCATCTTCCGTCTCCCCACGAAGGATGCCCGGCTCAAAACTTTTGGGACCTGCATCTCTCATATTTGTGCCATCTTAGCTTTGTACATCCCAGATTTAttctcctccctcacacagcGGTTTGGCCACAAGGTGCCACTGCATTTACGTGTTCTCATTACCAGTATGTACCTGGTGGTGCCCCCCGTGCTCCACCCCATCATCTATGGGG
This genomic interval carries:
- the LOC116831725 gene encoding olfactory receptor 52E4-like translates to MIQALGTNISFSLPATGLLEGFPGIXXAYVWISIPFCTMYAIAICGNFTILFIVKMEPSLQGPMFYFLCMLAITDLVMSTSSIPKMLSIFWFNSREISFSACLTQMYFIHAFSTMESGILVAMAFDRYVAICNPLRYSMTLTNSVVAKVGLAVMLRSGILILPYPFLAKQWPYCRANIFPHFYCGHIAVVKLACTDIRSSSYYGLFNLFSEIGMDLFFIAVSYTLILRAIFRLPTKDARLKTFGTCISHICAILALYIPDLFSSLTQRFGHKVPLHLRVLITSMYLVVPPVLHPIIYGVRTKQFRVRLLQLITHKET